Proteins encoded together in one Flavobacteriales bacterium window:
- a CDS encoding FAD-dependent oxidoreductase: MTEQKHIVIIGNGIAGITAARHIRKRSNHRITVISAETEHFFSRTALMYIYMGHMKFEHTKPYEDWFWEKNRIELKRAVVSKVEPSSNSIIFHSGETMQYDELILATGSASNKFNWPGQDLKGVQGLYSFQDLESMEASTKGIQRAVVVGGGLIGIEMVEMLLSRQIPVTFLVREDSFWNTMLPKEESEMINRHIRSHHVDLRLKTDLKEILSDENGKARAVVTGDGEEIPCQFVGLTVGVHPNISFLKDSGIETDKGILVNKKLQTNFTNIYALGDCAQVQNPMENRKPIEAVWYTGKMMGETVAATICGNPTDYNPGIWFNSAKFFDIEYQTYGYVSAQLKEGEESLFWEAEDGLRSLRIVFDSNSKAVLGFNAFGIRLRHKVCDEWLKNRTSVQEVISNLKRANFDPEFFKKFEREVNFSS, encoded by the coding sequence TTGACTGAACAGAAACATATCGTCATCATCGGAAACGGCATTGCCGGCATCACAGCCGCGCGCCATATTCGCAAGCGAAGCAATCATCGCATAACCGTTATTTCTGCTGAGACTGAGCATTTCTTTTCGCGCACCGCGCTCATGTACATTTACATGGGACACATGAAATTTGAGCATACCAAACCCTACGAAGATTGGTTTTGGGAAAAGAACCGAATTGAACTCAAGCGGGCCGTAGTTTCTAAGGTCGAGCCAAGTTCCAATTCAATCATCTTCCATTCTGGCGAAACCATGCAGTATGATGAACTTATTCTCGCCACAGGTTCCGCTTCCAATAAATTCAATTGGCCGGGTCAAGATCTGAAAGGAGTGCAAGGTCTGTACAGTTTTCAAGATCTCGAATCGATGGAAGCCAGCACAAAAGGCATCCAACGTGCTGTGGTTGTCGGTGGTGGATTGATCGGAATTGAAATGGTGGAGATGCTGCTGTCGCGACAGATTCCCGTTACTTTTCTTGTTCGCGAAGACAGCTTTTGGAATACCATGTTGCCGAAAGAAGAATCAGAAATGATCAATCGGCACATCCGTTCGCATCATGTCGACCTTCGTTTGAAAACAGACCTGAAAGAAATTCTCTCGGACGAAAATGGAAAAGCTCGCGCAGTGGTAACAGGCGATGGAGAAGAGATTCCGTGTCAGTTCGTGGGATTGACCGTTGGTGTGCATCCGAACATTTCGTTCTTGAAAGATTCAGGAATTGAAACCGATAAAGGCATTTTGGTGAACAAAAAGCTTCAGACGAATTTCACGAATATTTATGCTTTGGGAGATTGCGCGCAGGTTCAAAACCCGATGGAAAACCGAAAACCGATTGAAGCGGTTTGGTACACAGGCAAGATGATGGGCGAAACGGTTGCTGCTACCATTTGTGGCAATCCGACAGATTACAATCCAGGCATCTGGTTCAACTCCGCCAAGTTCTTTGATATTGAATATCAGACTTACGGCTATGTTTCCGCCCAATTGAAAGAAGGAGAAGAAAGTCTTTTTTGGGAAGCAGAAGATGGATTGCGGTCGCTCAGAATTGTGTTCGATTCAAACTCTAAAGCAGTGCTTGGTTTCAATGCTTTCGGCATCCGCTTGCGCCATAAAGTGTGTGATGAATGGCTGAAAAATAGAACGTCAGTACAGGAAGTGATTTCAAACCTTAAACGTGCCAATTTCGACCCCGAGTTCTTTAAGAAGTTTGAACGTGAAGTGAATTTCTCTTCATGA
- a CDS encoding TonB-dependent receptor, whose product MKNKGLGLLLMLVHAACFAQVSDSVVYPVVTVEAQRISEAIGSSVFETDTLLYKLLRSKGLTQVLETESFISTRAYNPGGTANFSVRGSGSQHTQVVWEGIPINDPMLGQTDLSTISLGGISNVRVLYGSAGLTNNSGGIGGTIELLSAEPRTKDGLDANLNVYAGSFGNYGVSVRLRDKYKKLFGSTSVEYHTVKNNFTFTDLSTIAREDRKLEHASVQRIGFSKSLGIQLNQRNTISASVYYAQVAKELPPSMLMVASKEKLFDRDVWAALKWKREGKRSELSATASYIYGNQQYFDNNEYTFHHLYQANKNLIRYKLNLGHHLHLDVGADVFTESARSDSAYRSKPHLRYWQAAFASLKYVPKKWVAAQVLIREDVIDAKFSPIQGLVGVEVKPANWFIVKGNVSRNFRPATLNDLYWVPGGNPDVKSETGFSWEAGIGFKAKTKAFQFRFDATYFQSEIDHWIIWLPLGNVWTPQNKRAVSSKGVEAKLEATATIGKVLLKLNGAYTYVSSTVKKGSSETDVSVGHQLIYVPAHQAKAYVSVHFAKLFLLIGHQYTGLRYTTSDNKSSLPAYQLSYASVGYEYTFKKHTIGINLTVDNLFDKDYQTIAWRPMPGRSFLINLNYQFL is encoded by the coding sequence ATGAAAAACAAAGGCCTTGGCCTGTTGCTGATGTTGGTGCATGCTGCCTGTTTTGCTCAGGTTAGCGATTCCGTTGTATACCCTGTGGTGACTGTGGAAGCACAGCGTATTTCAGAAGCCATCGGTTCTTCTGTTTTCGAAACCGATACACTGCTCTACAAACTGCTTCGGTCGAAAGGATTAACTCAAGTATTGGAAACCGAGAGTTTCATCTCTACCCGTGCATACAATCCTGGTGGAACCGCTAATTTTTCCGTTCGAGGCAGTGGTTCTCAGCACACCCAAGTGGTTTGGGAAGGCATTCCGATCAACGACCCAATGCTTGGTCAAACTGACCTCTCAACCATTTCCTTGGGCGGCATTTCAAATGTGCGTGTGTTGTACGGTTCTGCAGGTTTGACCAACAATTCTGGAGGGATTGGCGGCACCATCGAACTTTTATCTGCAGAGCCAAGAACGAAAGATGGATTGGATGCAAACCTCAACGTATATGCAGGTTCGTTCGGGAATTACGGTGTTTCTGTTCGGCTTCGCGATAAGTACAAAAAGCTGTTCGGTAGCACTTCGGTCGAATACCATACAGTGAAGAACAATTTCACTTTTACAGACCTGTCGACCATTGCGCGAGAGGATAGGAAATTGGAACACGCCAGTGTTCAGCGTATCGGATTCTCAAAGAGTTTAGGGATTCAACTCAATCAGAGAAATACGATTTCTGCTTCTGTTTATTACGCGCAGGTTGCTAAAGAATTACCTCCCAGCATGCTGATGGTGGCTTCGAAGGAAAAACTTTTTGATAGGGATGTGTGGGCAGCGTTGAAATGGAAGCGTGAAGGTAAACGGTCTGAACTTTCTGCCACTGCTTCTTACATCTATGGTAATCAACAGTATTTCGACAATAACGAATACACCTTCCATCACCTTTATCAGGCAAATAAGAACCTTATCCGCTACAAATTGAACTTGGGACATCACCTTCATTTGGATGTTGGAGCTGATGTTTTTACGGAAAGTGCGCGGTCTGATAGCGCCTATCGAAGTAAACCACATTTGCGTTATTGGCAGGCTGCCTTTGCTTCGTTAAAATATGTTCCAAAGAAATGGGTAGCAGCCCAAGTGCTGATACGGGAAGATGTGATTGATGCAAAATTCAGTCCGATTCAAGGTTTAGTAGGAGTAGAGGTAAAGCCTGCTAACTGGTTCATTGTCAAAGGAAACGTTTCTCGAAACTTTAGACCTGCAACGCTTAATGATCTGTATTGGGTTCCGGGTGGGAATCCGGATGTGAAGAGCGAAACCGGTTTCAGTTGGGAAGCAGGAATTGGATTTAAAGCAAAGACTAAAGCGTTTCAGTTCCGATTTGATGCCACGTATTTCCAATCGGAAATTGACCATTGGATCATTTGGTTGCCGCTTGGTAACGTATGGACGCCTCAGAACAAACGGGCGGTTTCGTCCAAAGGAGTTGAAGCCAAACTGGAAGCTACAGCCACCATCGGGAAAGTATTGCTGAAGTTGAATGGCGCGTATACCTACGTATCATCAACAGTGAAGAAAGGCAGTTCAGAAACAGATGTGTCTGTTGGGCATCAGCTTATTTACGTTCCCGCACATCAGGCAAAGGCTTATGTTTCCGTTCATTTCGCCAAGTTGTTTCTGCTGATCGGGCATCAATACACAGGCTTACGGTATACAACTTCTGACAACAAGAGTTCGTTGCCTGCCTACCAGCTCAGCTACGCTTCTGTTGGATACGAATACACGTTCAAAAAACACACGATCGGTATCAATCTCACGGTCGATAATCTGTTCGATAAAGACTATCAAACCATTGCGTGGCGACCAATGCCAGGCCGTTCATTCTTAATTAACCTTAACTATCAATTCTTATGA
- a CDS encoding 4Fe-4S binding protein, which yields MSKEGFSISLASPHAPGMDGFQKGGIALFALAFLFTLIGLFGPAAQDPALFFYIGFIGSIVGLSIYTVRTYLKRPAGVQNNHIFTSSITNRGLWGWALGIFLTGFYVVLYWGSDEMWNSSPLVLLFNPISQGLFNHPPDRWFLYSFIYTVSILIMGVRAILKYRHSNYQIVRTCSIMFFQLGFAFLIPQFLKAMSQPEYYFSYFWPLDYDLLFPSNVDGMLSNGTIGMWMLINSAILTFIATPILTYFFGKRWYCSWVCGCGGLANTAGDPFRQLSDKSMKAWKIERWMIYSILLFITVLTILLWVNSYLKGGMFGGISHSLTKVYAFLIGQAFAGVVGVGFYPLLGTRVWCRFGCPMAAYLGLLQKYFSRFRITTNGGQCISCGNCSTYCEMGIDVQSYAQRGENIVRASCVGCGICSTVCPRGVLNLENGSTHTDRENNNPITFGNDGVGLNLD from the coding sequence ATGAGCAAAGAAGGATTCAGCATATCATTGGCCAGTCCGCATGCTCCTGGAATGGACGGATTTCAAAAGGGTGGAATTGCGCTGTTTGCACTTGCTTTCCTGTTCACATTGATCGGATTGTTCGGTCCAGCCGCTCAAGATCCAGCATTGTTCTTCTACATCGGATTCATCGGTTCCATTGTCGGTCTGAGTATTTACACCGTTCGTACGTACCTCAAACGACCAGCAGGCGTTCAGAACAATCACATTTTCACATCAAGCATCACCAACCGTGGATTGTGGGGCTGGGCACTAGGCATTTTTCTCACTGGGTTTTATGTTGTTTTGTATTGGGGTTCGGACGAAATGTGGAACAGTTCTCCATTGGTGCTACTCTTCAATCCGATCAGTCAAGGGCTGTTCAATCATCCTCCCGACAGGTGGTTTCTGTATTCGTTCATCTACACCGTTTCTATTCTGATAATGGGCGTGCGCGCCATTCTTAAATACCGCCATTCCAATTATCAGATTGTACGGACATGTTCCATCATGTTCTTCCAATTGGGGTTTGCGTTTCTCATTCCGCAGTTCCTCAAAGCCATGAGTCAGCCTGAATATTACTTCAGCTATTTCTGGCCACTCGATTACGACCTGCTGTTTCCTTCCAATGTTGACGGAATGCTTTCGAACGGCACCATTGGCATGTGGATGCTGATCAATTCGGCCATACTTACCTTCATCGCCACGCCCATTCTTACCTATTTCTTCGGGAAACGCTGGTATTGCAGTTGGGTGTGCGGTTGTGGCGGTTTGGCAAACACTGCTGGTGATCCGTTCCGGCAACTTTCTGATAAAAGCATGAAAGCGTGGAAAATTGAACGTTGGATGATCTATTCCATCCTTCTTTTTATCACTGTTTTGACCATTTTACTTTGGGTGAATTCGTATTTGAAAGGCGGAATGTTCGGAGGAATTTCTCACTCGCTTACCAAGGTTTACGCCTTCCTCATCGGGCAAGCTTTTGCGGGTGTGGTAGGAGTGGGGTTCTATCCTTTGCTTGGCACGCGCGTTTGGTGCCGTTTCGGTTGCCCAATGGCTGCGTATCTGGGTTTGCTCCAGAAGTATTTCTCCCGTTTCCGAATTACGACCAATGGCGGACAATGCATCAGTTGCGGTAACTGCAGTACCTACTGCGAAATGGGAATTGATGTTCAGAGTTATGCCCAACGAGGCGAGAATATCGTTCGTGCTTCCTGTGTTGGTTGCGGTATCTGTTCAACGGTTTGCCCAAGAGGTGTACTCAACTTAGAGAACGGTTCAACACACACCGACCGCGAAAACAACAATCCTATCACCTTTGGTAATGATGGGGTTGGGTTGAACCTTGATTAA
- the rraA gene encoding ribonuclease E activity regulator RraA: MQHATADLCDDHIDKLQVAEPIFIDFGATLSFEGEIHTLKVFEDNTLVRAALEKDGTGKVLVIDGGGSFRCALVGDNLVTLAIKNKWRGIVVYGCIRDSKLISEMEIGVKALNTHPAKSVKRNEGQENIDVRFAGVDFKPGMYLYADEDGIVVSEFQLIVGQ, from the coding sequence ATGCAACACGCAACTGCAGATCTTTGCGATGATCACATCGATAAACTTCAAGTGGCCGAGCCTATTTTCATCGATTTTGGCGCCACGCTCAGTTTCGAAGGCGAAATTCACACACTAAAAGTTTTCGAAGATAACACGCTTGTCCGTGCGGCTTTAGAAAAGGACGGAACCGGAAAAGTGTTGGTCATCGATGGAGGCGGCTCATTCCGCTGCGCGCTCGTTGGCGATAATCTCGTAACCCTTGCCATTAAGAACAAATGGCGCGGAATTGTGGTCTATGGCTGCATCCGAGATTCGAAGCTCATATCCGAGATGGAAATTGGCGTTAAGGCGCTCAACACCCATCCGGCCAAAAGCGTAAAGCGCAACGAAGGACAAGAGAACATTGATGTACGATTCGCTGGAGTCGATTTTAAACCCGGCATGTACCTCTATGCCGATGAAGACGGAATCGTTGTCAGCGAGTTTCAACTCATAGTGGGACAATGA